The region GGCGCATCGTCGTAAGGCTCGAACATGAGCGCTGTCCCCGATCCCAGGGAGCCATCGACAAACCCCTTTACCCCGCCCAAACGCAGCCAGGCATCATTGCAAAAACCTGCATCCACCAGTGCCAGTTGTTTTTTCCACTCGGTAATTTGGGTACGGGCATAAATGCGCAAGGTAAGCTGCTGTTGTTGTTGGAAGCGTCGGAAGGTTTCCCAGTCATTCCAATCGCTCCACGCGGTTATATCTTGAACTGAGGTAACTCCCAACCGGGCTGCATGTTGCATAGCTGCCGCAAGTGCCTTGTCATATTGTTGTTGCGTAGGAGTGGGAATACACTGTTGCACAAGCTTGATAGCGTTGTCTTTGAGAATGCCGGTAGGCTCTCCGGTATAAGGATCTCTCTCAATGGCACCACCCGCAGGATCACCAGTGAACCTGTTAATTCCGGCTAAGCTGAGAGCAGCACTATTGGCAAAGCCGATATGGAGGTCACTACGGCTGACAAAAACGGGAATATGCGGGGTAAATCTGTCAATCCATTCTTTAACAGGTGTTTGGGCCTGCGCCCACTGGTCGTTATTCCAACCCCCGCCCGTAATCCAGCACCCGCTCGGAGTATTAGCTGCGCGGGCGGTAATGGTTTGAATAAATTCCTCCTTGCTCTTAACCTCGCGCAGGTCAAGTGACAGGAGTTGAAACCCTCCTACCATCAAATGGGTATGATTATCAATAAACCCAGGCAAAACCAAGTGTCCTGCCGCATCCAATACTTTGGTGTTTTTGCCCTGAATCAAGCGAATCTCATCATTCGAACCAACAGCCGTAATCGTATCGGCCTTGATGGCCAAAGCTTGAGCATAAGGCAAAGAAGGTTCACCGGTCCAGATGCGGGCGTTGATTACCACTAAATCAGGTTGAGTTGTCATGCACTACCGGCCTCCCAGCATCATTTTTCCCTTAGTTTCCGGTATTGTTAAAGTTCTCTCTTACAAGGGTTATCCCTTCAAGGAACAGGGACAGGTGTACCTACATCCTTAAATAAAAACAAATCAGCTATTATCCATTATCAGACAAATAGCTGATTCCGTTTTTACAAAAATCCCAGATTTGCATGATATAGGCGGTCCGCGACCCTGCCTCTGCAATCTGGTGGTCTCAGTATATACAATTACTTTTGACTTGCGCAACTATATAGTATCCAATAAAGATGTACAGGCGTGTTGTTAGTATAAGCGTAAGTCAAGCGCCAGCGGTGGAGCGTTACTAACAACACGCCCAGAAAAAAATCTTTATTGGATTTCATATAATCCATATAGCACCAAATTTCTAAGATTTTAACGGAGCTTATCTTAATATTTATCTGATAATATCGAAATACTAAAGGCAGAATCCCTTTAACTTTGCTAGCTTTGCCAATTATTTCAACAATCAAAATGTATAGAAAAGGCGGGAATTAGCATGTGGGAAAAGCAGATCGACATCAATAAGATAGCAGAAATCCGCGCGAAGACAACGGTCTATTTTGGCGTAGGAGCAATCCAGAAAATTAAGGATATTGCTGTCAACTTGTCCGCGCAGGGAATCCGCAAAGCAGTCGTAATAACAGGAAAATCATCGCATATTAAAACAGGCGCATGGGAAGTTGTCAAAAAAGCTCTGGACGAACAAGGCCTAGGCTATACCATGTACAGCAAAGTGACCCCGAATCCAACAGTTGACCAAGTAGACGAAGCTGCGAAGCAG is a window of Sporomusaceae bacterium ACPt DNA encoding:
- the nfdA_2 gene encoding N-substituted formamide deformylase, giving the protein MTTQPDLVVINARIWTGEPSLPYAQALAIKADTITAVGSNDEIRLIQGKNTKVLDAAGHLVLPGFIDNHTHLMVGGFQLLSLDLREVKSKEEFIQTITARAANTPSGCWITGGGWNNDQWAQAQTPVKEWIDRFTPHIPVFVSRSDLHIGFANSAALSLAGINRFTGDPAGGAIERDPYTGEPTGILKDNAIKLVQQCIPTPTQQQYDKALAAAMQHAARLGVTSVQDITAWSDWNDWETFRRFQQQQQLTLRIYARTQITEWKKQLALVDAGFCNDAWLRLGGVKGFVDGSLGSGTALMFEPYDDAPGTNGLLADQMLPEGIMRERIAAADKAGLPVSIHAIGDKANHLLLDIFEAVIKENGPRDRRFRIEHAQHLLPGDIARLARLGILASVQPGHVYEDGCWAKSRIGSRRCQMAYAFRSLLDAGVAVSFGTDWPVVPLNPFLGIYAAVTRQTQDGRHPAGWVPGQKLSVIESLRAYTSGSAYAEFSETTKGTLRPGKLADLILVSQDILTVQPEDIPKTRVLWTIAGGKIVYQE